The following are from one region of the Gemmatimonadaceae bacterium genome:
- a CDS encoding TlpA family protein disulfide reductase, whose amino-acid sequence MLLLVLLPVPSRLRAQAVPAESGSGALSWQLLTPDGRPASLAGLRGRVIVVNSWATWCEPCVAELASFRALRRAIPDSGLAFAMIAPQRAAPVQAFVRRRAPGLPVYLEAAPPPAVYGFEMVPTTWIIDRSGRIVERHRGAADWNTAPVRARLRALLAATPAR is encoded by the coding sequence GTGCTGCTGCTCGTCCTGCTGCCGGTGCCGTCGCGGCTCCGGGCGCAGGCGGTGCCCGCCGAGTCGGGGTCCGGCGCGCTGTCGTGGCAGCTGCTCACGCCGGATGGCCGGCCGGCGTCGCTGGCGGGGCTGCGCGGGCGGGTGATCGTGGTGAACAGCTGGGCCACCTGGTGCGAGCCGTGCGTGGCCGAGCTGGCGTCGTTCCGTGCGCTGCGGCGCGCGATTCCCGATTCCGGGCTGGCCTTCGCGATGATCGCGCCGCAGCGCGCCGCGCCGGTGCAGGCGTTCGTGCGGCGGCGTGCGCCGGGCCTGCCGGTGTACCTGGAGGCGGCGCCACCGCCGGCGGTGTACGGGTTCGAGATGGTGCCGACCACCTGGATCATCGACCGGTCGGGCCGGATCGTGGAGCGGCATCGTGGCGCCGCCGACTGGAACACGGCGCCGGTGCGGGCGCGCCTGCGGGCGCTGCTGGCCGCGACGCCCGCGCGCTGA
- a CDS encoding adenylosuccinate synthase, with protein sequence MFDASRRTVVVVGAQWGDEGKGKLVDVLAERADWVVRYQGGANAGHTVHIGDRKVVLHQIPSGIMHPGVRCAIGNGVVLDPEKLFGEIDGLVADGIDVTGRLYVSERAHLVMPYHKLMDGASTASKAIGTTGRGIGPTYEDKVARRGVRVLDLRNPARLRTLVEAGVANANGRLAMMQCDTRADVEETLAALAALAPRLLALADDVGLAVHRALRSGAAVLLEGAQGSMLDIDHGTYPYVTSSNTTSGGAAIGVGIAPTALHAILGVVKAYTTRVGAGPLPTEFAEPMQTQMRTLGTEFGATTGRPRRCGWFDAVVVRFAARVNGLTDLAVTKLDVLDTLDRIALCTGYRIDGEVHTEFPADLGLLEHAEPVYEWFEGWKCSTADVRSLDGLPPAARAYLDRIEALCETRITYVSVGTRRDQMIGMDAVVA encoded by the coding sequence ATGTTCGACGCGTCACGACGCACGGTGGTGGTGGTGGGCGCCCAGTGGGGCGACGAGGGCAAGGGCAAGCTGGTGGACGTCCTCGCCGAGCGCGCCGACTGGGTGGTGCGGTACCAGGGGGGCGCCAACGCCGGCCACACGGTGCACATCGGCGACCGGAAGGTCGTCCTGCACCAGATCCCGAGCGGCATCATGCACCCGGGCGTCCGCTGCGCCATCGGCAACGGCGTGGTGCTCGACCCGGAGAAGCTCTTCGGCGAGATCGACGGGCTGGTGGCCGACGGCATCGACGTGACGGGTCGCCTCTACGTGAGCGAGCGCGCCCACCTGGTGATGCCGTACCACAAGCTGATGGATGGTGCCAGCACCGCCAGCAAGGCGATCGGCACCACCGGGCGCGGCATCGGCCCCACGTACGAGGACAAGGTGGCGCGCCGCGGCGTGCGCGTGCTGGACCTTCGCAACCCGGCGCGCCTGCGCACGCTGGTGGAAGCGGGTGTGGCGAATGCCAACGGCCGGCTCGCGATGATGCAGTGTGACACGCGTGCCGACGTCGAGGAGACACTCGCGGCGCTGGCGGCGCTCGCGCCGCGGTTGCTCGCGCTGGCCGACGACGTGGGGCTGGCCGTGCATCGCGCGCTCCGGTCCGGCGCGGCGGTGCTGCTGGAGGGGGCGCAGGGCTCCATGCTCGACATCGACCACGGCACCTACCCGTACGTGACCAGCAGCAACACCACGTCCGGCGGTGCGGCGATCGGCGTCGGCATCGCGCCGACGGCGCTGCATGCGATCCTGGGCGTGGTGAAGGCGTACACGACGCGTGTCGGCGCCGGCCCGTTGCCCACCGAGTTCGCCGAGCCGATGCAGACGCAGATGCGCACGCTGGGGACCGAGTTCGGCGCCACCACCGGGCGGCCGCGCCGCTGCGGCTGGTTCGACGCCGTGGTGGTGCGATTCGCGGCGCGCGTGAACGGCCTCACCGACCTGGCCGTGACCAAGCTGGACGTGCTCGACACGCTGGACCGGATCGCCCTCTGCACGGGCTATCGCATCGACGGCGAGGTCCACACCGAGTTCCCGGCGGACCTGGGCCTGCTGGAGCACGCCGAGCCGGTGTACGAGTGGTTCGAGGGGTGGAAGTGCTCGACCGCCGACGTGCGCTCGCTGGATGGCCTGCCACCGGCGGCGCGGGCCTACCTGGATCGCATCGAGGCGCTGTGTGAGACGCGGATCACCTACGTGAGCGTCGGGACGCGCCGTGACCAGATGATCGGCATGGATGCGGTGGTGGCGTGA
- a CDS encoding YpdA family putative bacillithiol disulfide reductase → MTAAAEPVDVVIVGAGPCGLAAAIAMHRAGLTNVIIERDCLVSGIASYPTDMTFFSTAEKISIGGVPFPVSGPKPTRRDALAYYRTVAMHFGVRVRQYETVDALTQLGDGRWRTESSRRSGARRVTESQAVVIATGYFGLPNRLDVPGEGQPHVHYRFLEGHMAYDQDVVVVGGANSAVDAALELYRAGARVTLVHFGPALDANVKPWVRPDIEARIKDGAIAARFNARVTEIGADWVEVECDGVRERLAAQHVFTMLGYMPETGLLRQVRAPIDPDTGIPTHNPATMETPLAGLFIAGVLASGFDANKTFIENGRFHGDLITARILEHRQQVVGA, encoded by the coding sequence ATGACCGCCGCGGCGGAGCCGGTGGACGTGGTGATCGTCGGTGCCGGCCCGTGCGGGCTCGCGGCCGCGATCGCGATGCACCGCGCCGGGCTCACGAACGTGATCATCGAGCGTGACTGCCTCGTGAGCGGGATCGCGTCGTATCCCACCGACATGACGTTCTTCTCGACGGCCGAGAAGATCTCGATCGGCGGGGTGCCGTTCCCGGTGAGCGGCCCCAAGCCCACCCGCCGCGATGCGCTGGCGTACTACCGCACCGTCGCGATGCACTTCGGCGTGCGGGTGCGCCAGTACGAGACGGTGGACGCACTCACGCAGCTTGGTGATGGCCGCTGGCGCACGGAGTCGTCGCGGCGGTCCGGCGCGCGGCGCGTGACCGAGTCGCAGGCGGTGGTGATCGCGACGGGGTACTTCGGCCTGCCGAACCGGCTCGACGTGCCGGGGGAGGGGCAGCCGCATGTGCACTACCGGTTCCTCGAGGGGCACATGGCGTACGACCAGGACGTGGTGGTGGTCGGCGGTGCCAACTCGGCGGTGGATGCGGCGCTCGAGTTGTATCGCGCGGGGGCGCGGGTGACGCTGGTGCACTTCGGCCCGGCACTCGATGCGAACGTGAAGCCGTGGGTGCGCCCGGACATCGAGGCGCGCATCAAGGACGGCGCGATCGCGGCCCGGTTCAACGCCCGGGTCACGGAGATCGGCGCCGACTGGGTGGAGGTCGAGTGTGATGGTGTGCGCGAGCGGCTGGCCGCGCAGCACGTCTTCACGATGCTGGGCTACATGCCGGAGACCGGGCTGCTGCGACAGGTGCGCGCGCCGATAGACCCCGACACCGGCATTCCCACGCACAACCCGGCGACGATGGAGACGCCGCTGGCGGGCCTCTTCATCGCCGGGGTGCTGGCGTCCGGCTTCGACGCGAACAAGACGTTCATCGAGAACGGCCGGTTCCACGGTGACCTGATCACGGCGCGCATCCTCGAGCACCGGCAGCAGGTCGTCGGTGCCTGA
- the ftcD gene encoding glutamate formimidoyltransferase: MAIPLVECVPNFSEGRDPAVIDAIAAAITAAGGRVLDHSLDPWHHRAVITFVAGVDVAVAAAFAAIRTARDRIDLRQHAGVHPRIGAADVVPFIPLSGATMDDCVRIARTLADRVGTELQLPAYLYDRAAQRAAYRNLADVRAGGTAALEATIGSTRPPDAGPAALHPTAGAVAIGARDFLGAFNVYVGHAAHLPQAKAIARELRAAGGGLPGVKALGLVVDGQAQVSMNVTDLAAVSLHEAFDAVARAAAARGITATHSEIIGLVPQHEIERAFTDRIRLRDARDTVSLDLRIHATRDVTDLSATADAIAALDASEASGTAAALSAILAAATVRLAAGVHAARRDSEAATGMARAVDGARTIERHLHAAARDDAAAWQGVVRARRALAADPHAMGDRHRAIDAALLGASDVPLRIARLASDTLALALETATAGDAVTAPDAWAGACMAHAAVHAALGLLRGNLAMLRDQALSHAAHAESRRQSHRADTLLGEVRTAVGHVAGPG, from the coding sequence ATGGCGATACCGCTGGTGGAGTGCGTGCCGAACTTCTCCGAGGGGCGCGATCCGGCCGTGATCGACGCCATCGCCGCCGCGATCACCGCCGCCGGCGGCCGGGTGCTGGACCACTCGCTGGATCCCTGGCACCACCGCGCCGTGATCACCTTCGTGGCCGGTGTCGACGTGGCAGTGGCGGCGGCATTCGCGGCGATCCGCACCGCGCGCGACCGCATCGACCTCCGCCAGCACGCCGGCGTGCACCCGCGCATCGGGGCCGCCGACGTGGTGCCGTTCATCCCGCTGTCCGGCGCCACCATGGACGACTGTGTGCGCATCGCGCGCACCCTCGCCGATCGCGTCGGCACCGAGCTGCAGCTGCCGGCCTACCTCTACGACCGCGCCGCCCAGCGCGCGGCGTACCGCAACCTCGCCGACGTGCGCGCCGGCGGCACCGCCGCGCTCGAGGCGACCATCGGATCCACACGTCCACCGGACGCCGGTCCCGCCGCCCTGCACCCCACCGCCGGCGCCGTCGCCATCGGGGCCCGCGACTTCCTCGGCGCGTTCAACGTGTACGTCGGGCACGCCGCCCACCTCCCGCAGGCGAAGGCGATCGCCCGCGAGCTTCGCGCCGCCGGCGGCGGCCTGCCCGGCGTGAAGGCGCTCGGCTTGGTGGTGGACGGCCAGGCGCAGGTCTCGATGAACGTCACCGACCTCGCCGCCGTGTCGCTGCACGAGGCCTTCGACGCCGTCGCCCGCGCCGCGGCCGCGCGCGGCATCACCGCCACCCACAGCGAGATCATCGGGCTCGTGCCGCAGCACGAGATCGAGCGCGCGTTCACCGATCGCATCCGCCTGCGCGATGCGCGTGACACGGTGTCGCTGGACCTGCGCATCCACGCCACCCGTGACGTGACCGACCTCTCCGCCACCGCCGATGCCATCGCCGCGCTCGACGCGAGCGAGGCCAGCGGCACGGCCGCGGCGCTCTCGGCGATCCTCGCTGCCGCGACGGTGCGCCTGGCGGCCGGCGTGCATGCCGCCCGACGCGACAGCGAGGCGGCCACCGGCATGGCACGCGCGGTGGATGGCGCACGCACCATCGAGCGCCACCTGCACGCCGCCGCACGGGATGACGCCGCCGCCTGGCAGGGCGTGGTGCGCGCACGGCGCGCGCTGGCCGCCGACCCGCACGCCATGGGAGACCGGCACCGTGCAATAGACGCCGCGCTGCTGGGCGCGAGTGACGTGCCGCTGCGCATTGCGCGCCTCGCCTCCGACACGCTCGCGCTGGCCCTCGAGACGGCCACCGCCGGTGACGCCGTCACCGCCCCGGATGCGTGGGCCGGCGCCTGCATGGCGCATGCGGCGGTGCATGCAGCCCTCGGGCTCCTGCGCGGGAACCTCGCGATGCTCCGCGACCAGGCGCTGTCACATGCCGCACATGCCGAGTCGCGACGGCAGTCACACCGCGCCGACACGCTCCTGGGCGAGGTCCGCACGGCGGTGGGGCACGTCGCGGGACCCGGCTGA
- a CDS encoding inositol monophosphatase has product MHSERRPQPAGPLESDLALMHEIERVARDAAAFIRSHDPQHAALAWDIKGESDFVSIVDRGTEALIRDALVPPGRAATFIGEESAPETLVADGLTFIVDPLDGTTNYLHGFPAYAVSIAAMVDGQGAAACVLDVPRNECYTAVRHGGAFRDGVPIHVSRITNPALSLIATGVPFRKAEQIERYLQQLPKVLATTSGIRRAGAAAIDLAHVACGRVDAFWELRLAPWDVAAGLLLVREAGGIVTGFDGVDSVPAFSGYVAGNPAMHRWLLETVG; this is encoded by the coding sequence ATGCACAGCGAACGACGGCCGCAGCCGGCCGGCCCCCTCGAGAGCGACCTGGCGCTGATGCACGAGATCGAGCGCGTCGCGCGGGACGCGGCGGCCTTCATCCGCAGCCACGATCCGCAGCACGCCGCCCTCGCCTGGGACATCAAGGGCGAGAGTGACTTCGTGAGCATCGTGGACCGCGGCACCGAGGCCCTCATCCGCGACGCGCTGGTGCCACCGGGCCGCGCCGCCACGTTCATCGGGGAGGAGAGCGCACCGGAGACACTCGTGGCCGACGGGCTGACCTTCATCGTGGACCCGCTCGACGGCACCACCAACTACCTCCACGGCTTCCCGGCGTACGCGGTCTCGATCGCCGCCATGGTCGACGGACAGGGGGCCGCCGCCTGCGTCCTCGACGTGCCGCGCAACGAGTGCTACACCGCGGTGCGCCACGGCGGCGCCTTCCGCGACGGCGTGCCCATCCACGTCAGCCGCATCACCAACCCCGCCCTCTCACTGATCGCCACGGGGGTGCCCTTCCGGAAGGCCGAGCAGATCGAGCGGTACCTGCAGCAGCTCCCGAAGGTGCTCGCCACCACCAGCGGCATCCGGCGCGCCGGCGCCGCCGCGATCGACCTCGCCCACGTGGCCTGCGGCCGGGTGGACGCGTTCTGGGAGCTGCGCCTGGCCCCGTGGGACGTGGCGGCCGGCCTGTTGCTCGTGCGTGAGGCGGGTGGCATCGTCACGGGGTTCGACGGCGTGGACTCGGTGCCGGCCTTCAGCGGCTACGTGGCCGGCAACCCGGCCATGCACCGCTGGCTCCTCGAGACGGTGGGCTGA
- the trpS gene encoding tryptophan--tRNA ligase: MSRIFSGIQPSGELHIGNYLGAVQNWVRLQEGRDATWFCVVDLHALTGNYEPADLRRRRHEMAVSLLASGLDPERCTLFFQSAVPQHAELAWIFNTVTPLGELERQTQYKDKSARQESVVTGLLTYPVLQAADILLYHATRVPVGEDQVQHLELSREVARRWNARFAPDVPYFPEPQALLTPVRRLMGLDGQAKMSKSLGNTIGLLETREQIWDKLRPAMTDPARQRKSDPGTPEICNIYSLHKAFSDAGTQDVVAENCRGAKWGCIECKKVLAEGMEEVLVPIRRRAAEIGATPSYVTDVLADGATRARATAQDTMRQVYERMGLTD; encoded by the coding sequence ATGTCTCGAATCTTCAGCGGCATCCAGCCCTCGGGCGAGCTGCACATCGGCAACTACCTGGGAGCCGTGCAGAACTGGGTCCGCCTGCAGGAGGGGCGCGACGCGACCTGGTTCTGCGTCGTGGACCTCCATGCGCTCACCGGAAACTACGAGCCTGCCGACCTGCGGCGCCGCCGCCACGAGATGGCGGTCTCGCTGCTGGCCTCCGGGCTGGACCCCGAGCGGTGCACGCTGTTCTTCCAGAGTGCGGTGCCGCAGCACGCGGAACTGGCCTGGATCTTCAACACGGTGACCCCGCTGGGTGAGCTGGAGCGGCAGACGCAGTACAAGGACAAGTCGGCGCGGCAGGAAAGCGTGGTCACCGGCCTGCTCACGTACCCGGTGCTGCAGGCGGCGGACATCCTGCTCTACCACGCCACGCGGGTCCCGGTGGGCGAGGACCAGGTCCAGCACCTGGAGCTGAGCCGGGAGGTCGCACGGCGGTGGAACGCGCGCTTCGCCCCGGACGTGCCCTACTTCCCCGAGCCGCAGGCGCTGCTCACGCCGGTGCGCCGCCTGATGGGGCTGGACGGGCAGGCGAAGATGTCGAAGTCGCTGGGCAACACCATCGGGCTGCTGGAGACGCGCGAACAGATCTGGGACAAGCTGCGGCCGGCGATGACCGACCCGGCGCGCCAGCGCAAGAGTGACCCGGGTACGCCGGAGATCTGCAACATCTACTCGCTCCACAAGGCCTTCAGCGACGCGGGCACGCAGGATGTCGTGGCCGAGAACTGCCGCGGGGCGAAGTGGGGCTGCATCGAGTGCAAGAAGGTGCTGGCCGAAGGCATGGAGGAGGTGCTGGTGCCGATCCGGCGCCGGGCAGCCGAGATCGGGGCCACGCCGTCGTACGTCACCGACGTGCTGGCGGACGGCGCAACGCGCGCCCGGGCCACGGCGCAGGACACGATGCGCCAGGTGTACGAGCGCATGGGACTCACGGACTGA
- a CDS encoding TonB-dependent receptor, with product MTGVRGRRTDALVVVSVMLAAAGLVRPLRAQVPAQLPAQLPASATRDTVPVAGVQVLAGRVTSAGLPLAGALIDVPGTVVSTRSDSAGIFRLRIADRAGHVTVRVRALGHTPASRTLSLPIGAADTLAVDLAATASLLGTVVTTATMQERYLGDSPVKVELVTPAFLQRNVSANLMDNVSFLPGLSQQVDCGVCFTNSIRINGMEGPYTAVLIDGAPMMGALASVYGLNSIDPALIEQLEIVRGPGSTLYGSEAMGGVVNVITKDARLAPRHALNAFMSSDGEATVSVAAARRVGGIGSLLSISGSRNARFIDRNADGFTDLPIVRRLSVMNKWALGTPASRPLELMARLYGEDRFGGVQAWTTADRGSSTVYGEYIRTRRAELLGTWRPGAPDRALRLDVSATLHRQDSHYGSTPYVARQRVLFAQGVWSPQVGRHALTLGATLREQAYADSTLAQRTRDTRLIPGVLAQDELALGTAVTLLGGLRVDHHRAHGVIPSPRLALKWMADPHTTVRVNAATGFRVVNLFTEDHAALTGAREVRVDEALQPERSATLTFGVNRIVDVGGVEDALTLDLDLFATRFSNRITGDFDSDPDLIIYRNLRGGAVTRGMSAAAAYATLRQPLSVSAGLTLQDVYVRDSGGTRPLPFAPRAQLVFSVAYRIDRLGLTVDWTGRAQGPAALPRFEGLPSRSPWFTEQHLQFTHRARGGPDLYIAVKNLFDYVQRDAIIDPFNPFGDRFDTARVFGPLQGRRVLVGVRHTAGR from the coding sequence ATGACCGGTGTCAGGGGAAGGCGGACGGACGCACTCGTGGTGGTCTCGGTGATGCTCGCCGCGGCCGGTCTCGTGCGCCCGCTGCGCGCACAGGTGCCCGCACAGCTCCCTGCACAGCTCCCTGCGTCCGCGACCCGCGACACCGTCCCCGTGGCCGGCGTCCAGGTGCTGGCCGGCCGCGTGACCAGCGCCGGGCTGCCGCTTGCCGGCGCCCTGATCGACGTCCCGGGCACGGTCGTCTCCACGCGCTCCGACAGCGCCGGGATCTTCCGGCTCCGGATCGCCGACCGCGCGGGACACGTCACCGTCCGCGTGCGCGCGCTCGGGCACACGCCGGCCAGCCGGACGCTCAGCCTGCCCATCGGCGCCGCCGACACGCTCGCCGTGGACCTCGCGGCCACCGCCTCGCTCCTCGGCACCGTCGTCACCACCGCCACCATGCAGGAGCGCTACCTCGGCGACTCCCCGGTGAAGGTGGAGCTGGTCACGCCGGCGTTCCTGCAGCGCAACGTGAGCGCGAACCTGATGGACAACGTCTCGTTCCTGCCGGGGCTCAGCCAGCAGGTGGATTGCGGTGTCTGCTTCACGAACAGCATCCGCATCAACGGCATGGAGGGGCCGTACACGGCGGTGCTGATCGACGGCGCCCCGATGATGGGCGCGCTCGCCTCGGTCTATGGCTTGAACTCCATCGATCCGGCCCTCATCGAGCAGCTCGAGATCGTGCGCGGGCCGGGCTCCACGCTGTACGGGTCGGAGGCGATGGGCGGCGTCGTGAACGTGATCACGAAGGACGCACGGCTGGCGCCGAGGCATGCGCTGAACGCGTTCATGAGCAGCGATGGCGAGGCGACGGTGTCGGTCGCGGCGGCGCGGCGTGTCGGCGGCATCGGCAGCCTGCTCAGCATCAGCGGCAGCCGCAATGCGCGCTTCATCGACCGCAATGCCGACGGCTTCACCGACCTGCCGATCGTGCGGCGCCTCTCGGTGATGAACAAGTGGGCGCTGGGCACACCGGCCAGCCGGCCGCTGGAGCTGATGGCGCGCCTGTACGGCGAGGATCGCTTCGGCGGCGTGCAGGCGTGGACGACGGCGGACCGGGGCTCGTCGACGGTGTACGGGGAGTACATCCGCACGCGGCGTGCGGAGCTGCTGGGCACCTGGCGGCCCGGCGCGCCGGACAGGGCGCTGCGGCTGGATGTCTCGGCCACGCTGCACCGGCAGGACAGCCACTACGGCAGCACCCCGTACGTCGCGCGGCAACGCGTGCTCTTCGCGCAGGGCGTGTGGTCACCGCAGGTGGGCCGGCATGCGCTCACGCTGGGCGCCACGCTCCGCGAGCAGGCGTATGCGGACAGCACGCTGGCGCAGCGCACCCGCGACACGCGGCTGATCCCGGGCGTGCTGGCGCAGGACGAGCTGGCGCTGGGCACGGCGGTCACGCTGCTGGGGGGGCTGCGCGTGGACCATCACCGTGCACATGGCGTGATTCCCTCACCGCGACTGGCGCTGAAGTGGATGGCCGATCCGCACACCACGGTGCGCGTGAACGCTGCCACCGGCTTCCGGGTGGTGAACCTGTTCACCGAGGACCATGCGGCGCTCACCGGCGCGCGCGAGGTGCGCGTGGACGAGGCGCTGCAGCCCGAACGATCGGCGACGCTGACGTTCGGCGTGAACCGGATCGTGGACGTGGGCGGGGTGGAGGATGCGCTCACGCTCGACCTCGACCTGTTCGCGACGCGCTTCAGCAACCGCATCACCGGTGACTTCGACAGCGATCCCGACCTGATCATCTACCGTAACCTGCGCGGCGGCGCGGTGACGCGTGGTATGTCGGCGGCGGCGGCGTATGCCACGCTGCGCCAGCCCCTGTCGGTGAGTGCGGGGCTGACGCTGCAGGACGTGTACGTGCGTGACAGTGGCGGCACGCGCCCGCTGCCGTTCGCGCCGCGGGCGCAGCTGGTGTTCTCGGTGGCGTACCGGATCGACCGGCTTGGCCTGACGGTGGACTGGACCGGTCGTGCCCAGGGACCGGCGGCGCTGCCGCGCTTCGAGGGGTTGCCGTCGCGCTCACCGTGGTTCACGGAACAGCACCTGCAGTTCACGCACCGCGCACGCGGTGGGCCGGACCTGTACATCGCGGTGAAGAACCTGTTCGACTACGTGCAGCGTGACGCGATCATCGACCCGTTCAACCCGTTCGGTGACCGCTTCGACACCGCGCGCGTGTTCGGGCCGCTGCAGGGGCGGCGCGTGCTGGTGGGTGTGCGGCACACGGCGGGCCGCTGA
- a CDS encoding dihydrodipicolinate synthase family protein: MAHPRAVLGGVFAAAVTPFDLNGTLDRDSARRNVRALLDAGLHGVLLAGSTGEAALLDQTERDGLLQAVRDEVPASRFLLMGVGTESTRHTIARAKHAATVGADAVLVVAPHYFTALMTPAAQRAHYLAVADASPVPVVLYSVPAFMHYHLDPDVVCELARHDNIIGIKDSSGNAEWRAGYLRAKGPTFAVMTGHAPSLTQALGEGCAGAVLAAASIVPTLALAVWHGVGLGHPEDAAEAQAGLRRLTAEVAAVHGVPGLKAAVDAAGMVGGHPRAPLLPLGDEARAAVAAVVHSLANTVA; this comes from the coding sequence ATGGCACATCCCCGCGCAGTGCTCGGTGGCGTGTTCGCGGCGGCGGTGACGCCGTTCGACCTGAACGGCACGCTCGACCGCGATTCGGCACGCCGCAACGTGCGTGCGCTGCTGGACGCGGGACTGCACGGGGTGCTGCTGGCCGGCTCCACCGGCGAGGCCGCGCTGCTGGACCAGACGGAGCGCGACGGCCTGCTGCAGGCGGTGCGTGACGAGGTGCCGGCGTCGCGGTTCCTGCTGATGGGCGTGGGCACCGAGAGCACGCGCCACACGATCGCCCGCGCGAAGCACGCGGCAACGGTCGGCGCCGACGCGGTGCTGGTGGTGGCGCCGCACTACTTCACCGCGCTGATGACACCGGCGGCGCAGCGGGCGCACTACCTCGCGGTGGCGGATGCGTCGCCGGTGCCGGTGGTGCTGTACTCGGTGCCGGCCTTCATGCACTACCACCTGGATCCCGACGTGGTCTGCGAGCTGGCGCGGCACGACAACATCATCGGGATCAAGGACTCGAGCGGGAACGCCGAGTGGCGCGCGGGCTACCTGCGGGCGAAGGGGCCGACGTTCGCGGTGATGACGGGGCATGCGCCGTCGCTGACGCAGGCGCTGGGCGAGGGGTGCGCCGGTGCCGTGCTGGCGGCGGCGAGCATCGTGCCGACGCTGGCGCTGGCCGTGTGGCACGGGGTGGGGCTGGGGCACCCGGAGGACGCGGCCGAGGCGCAGGCCGGGCTGCGGCGGCTGACGGCGGAGGTGGCGGCGGTGCATGGGGTGCCGGGGCTGAAGGCGGCCGTGGATGCGGCGGGGATGGTCGGCGGCCACCCGCGCGCTCCGCTGCTGCCGCTGGGTGACGAGGCGCGCGCCGCGGTCGCGGCCGTCGTCCACAGCCTCGCGAACACCGTGGCCTGA
- the map gene encoding type I methionyl aminopeptidase — MARGGRILAATHDVVRAAIRPGVTTAQLDTIAEEFIRSHDGATPAFKGLYGFPGSVCLSINEEIVHGIPSPRRVLKEGDILSVDIGVKYEGMFTDAAQSHPVGQISELHQRLLDVTKASLQAAIDATVLGNHIGDIGHACQTLVEAAGFAVVRELVGHGVGFVPHEELQVPNYGKPKRGTKLMAGMTLAIEPMVNIGTAAIRTLSDKWTMVAADNKYSAHFEHTVAVTANGPRILTNIDS; from the coding sequence TGGCGCGCGGCGGACGGATCCTCGCCGCCACGCACGACGTCGTGCGCGCGGCGATCCGTCCAGGTGTCACCACGGCGCAGCTCGACACCATCGCGGAGGAGTTCATCCGCAGCCACGACGGTGCCACCCCGGCGTTCAAGGGGCTGTACGGCTTCCCCGGCTCGGTCTGCCTCAGCATCAACGAGGAGATCGTGCACGGCATCCCGTCACCCAGGCGCGTGCTCAAGGAGGGTGACATCCTCTCCGTCGATATCGGCGTGAAGTACGAAGGAATGTTCACCGACGCCGCGCAGTCACATCCGGTGGGCCAGATCAGTGAGCTCCACCAGCGCCTGCTGGACGTGACAAAGGCTTCGCTGCAGGCCGCCATCGACGCGACGGTGCTGGGCAACCACATCGGTGACATCGGCCATGCCTGCCAGACGCTGGTCGAGGCCGCAGGCTTCGCCGTGGTCCGCGAGCTGGTGGGGCACGGCGTCGGCTTCGTGCCGCACGAGGAGCTGCAGGTGCCGAACTACGGCAAGCCGAAGCGCGGCACCAAGCTCATGGCGGGGATGACGCTCGCGATCGAGCCGATGGTGAACATCGGCACCGCCGCGATCCGCACGCTGAGCGACAAGTGGACGATGGTGGCCGCCGACAACAAGTACTCGGCCCACTTCGAGCACACCGTGGCCGTGACGGCCAACGGCCCACGCATCCTGACGAACATCGATTCGTAG
- a CDS encoding DUF456 domain-containing protein has translation MTPDVLVLLAAVVAGLLMIPLGLPGIWLMILAGAAHHFLVTPPAIGWVTLVLVTLIAVGAEWLEFSVAGKYTRKYGGSRRASWGAILGGLVGAFVGIPVPVVGSVIGAFAGAFAGAMLGEYSVERNHGKATRAATGALVGRAVATALKSVAGCVIGGWLLVAAAGR, from the coding sequence ATGACTCCTGACGTCCTGGTGCTCCTGGCCGCGGTGGTGGCCGGCCTGCTCATGATCCCGCTCGGCCTGCCGGGGATCTGGCTGATGATCCTCGCTGGCGCGGCGCATCACTTCCTGGTGACGCCGCCAGCCATCGGGTGGGTGACGCTGGTGCTGGTCACGCTGATCGCCGTGGGGGCCGAGTGGCTCGAGTTCTCGGTGGCGGGGAAGTACACGCGGAAGTACGGCGGGTCGCGGCGTGCGTCGTGGGGCGCGATCCTCGGCGGGCTGGTGGGGGCGTTCGTCGGGATCCCGGTGCCGGTGGTCGGCTCGGTGATCGGGGCGTTCGCCGGGGCGTTCGCGGGGGCGATGCTCGGTGAGTACAGCGTGGAGCGGAACCACGGCAAGGCGACCCGGGCGGCGACCGGGGCGCTGGTGGGCCGGGCGGTGGCGACGGCGCTGAAGAGTGTGGCCGGGTGCGTGATCGGGGGGTGGCTGCTGGTGGCGGCGGCGGGACGCTGA